The Bacillota bacterium genome contains a region encoding:
- a CDS encoding 3-dehydroquinate dehydratase, with translation MSRKRIAVINGPNINMLGNREVRIYGTESWNSIEKKVEAIGKQINAELIFYQSNYEGDIVNFIQQNIDKLSGVVINPAALSKTGYSILDALNAQGTPYVEVHLSNIVARGGWHSESIFTENAVGFIMGLKGYVYELGLLAINHYLEEKGE, from the coding sequence ATGAGCAGGAAAAGGATAGCAGTCATCAATGGGCCTAATATAAATATGCTGGGTAACAGGGAAGTCCGAATTTATGGGACAGAAAGCTGGAATTCAATTGAGAAAAAGGTTGAAGCTATCGGGAAACAAATAAATGCTGAATTGATATTCTACCAGTCGAATTATGAGGGAGACATTGTTAATTTTATTCAGCAAAATATCGACAAACTGTCCGGAGTAGTTATTAATCCTGCAGCTTTATCAAAAACAGGGTATTCGATACTGGATGCACTTAACGCTCAAGGAACGCCATATGTGGAAGTACATTTGTCAAACATTGTTGCCAGGGGCGGGTGGCATTCCGAGTCTATATTTACCGAAAACGCAGTAGGTTTTATTATGGGACTTAAAGGTTATGTTTATGAATTAGGTTTATTAGCAATAAATCATTATTTAGAGGAGAAAGGAGAATAA
- a CDS encoding DegT/DnrJ/EryC1/StrS family aminotransferase translates to MEKLAIKGGIKTKTKPFPKWPYSNERELELVGEVLSSGNWWRMTGDKVKTFERNFAALHDVKYCLGVTNGTHAIELALTTLGIKRGDEVIVPAVTFISTGSAVIYSNATPVLVDIDLETYCMNPDAFEKAITPRTKAVIPVHMAGHSCDMEKICAIAKKHNIRVIEDVAHGHGGQCNGKMLGSFGDISIFSFQNGKIMTCGEGGAIITNDEELYKRAYLIHGVGRPENDRVYEHRVLGSNYRMNEFQAAILIAQQERLNDMNKKRDRNALLLDSLLADVDGIKPQARKEYATLITHYMYMFYYDSNYFNGLSRKDFVDYLIAEGIPAFICFPVLSDTTFFKNNDFHGRIDEFEQSISNDLSNAKNVAANVVWLPHYTLLGDEQDIIEIASAIKKIQRAVNMK, encoded by the coding sequence ATGGAAAAATTAGCAATTAAGGGGGGCATAAAAACGAAAACAAAGCCTTTTCCGAAATGGCCGTATTCAAACGAACGGGAACTCGAGTTAGTGGGAGAAGTGCTTTCAAGTGGAAACTGGTGGCGAATGACAGGAGATAAAGTAAAGACCTTTGAACGAAATTTTGCAGCTCTTCATGATGTTAAATATTGCTTGGGAGTGACCAATGGAACACATGCCATTGAGCTTGCTTTAACGACTCTGGGCATTAAGAGAGGAGACGAGGTTATTGTTCCTGCTGTAACCTTTATATCAACAGGGTCTGCAGTAATTTATTCAAACGCAACTCCAGTGTTAGTCGATATCGATCTTGAAACTTATTGCATGAATCCCGACGCATTTGAAAAAGCAATTACACCAAGAACAAAAGCAGTCATTCCAGTACATATGGCAGGTCATTCATGTGATATGGAAAAAATCTGTGCAATAGCTAAAAAGCATAACATCAGAGTTATTGAGGATGTCGCGCATGGGCATGGCGGTCAATGTAATGGAAAGATGCTTGGGTCATTTGGTGATATTTCTATCTTTAGCTTTCAAAACGGAAAAATCATGACATGCGGGGAAGGTGGCGCTATTATTACGAATGATGAGGAACTATATAAGAGGGCATATTTGATTCATGGAGTTGGACGTCCTGAAAATGACCGAGTATATGAGCATAGGGTTCTCGGCTCTAATTATCGTATGAATGAGTTCCAAGCTGCTATTCTAATAGCACAGCAGGAACGATTAAATGATATGAATAAAAAGAGGGACAGAAATGCGCTGCTGCTAGATTCACTATTGGCTGATGTAGACGGAATTAAGCCGCAAGCGCGTAAAGAGTATGCGACACTCATCACTCATTACATGTACATGTTTTATTATGACTCGAATTATTTTAATGGGCTTTCTCGGAAAGATTTTGTGGACTATCTGATTGCAGAAGGGATACCAGCATTTATTTGCTTCCCTGTATTATCCGATACAACTTTTTTCAAAAACAATGATTTCCATGGCCGCATTGATGAATTTGAACAATCCATATCAAATGACTTATCAAACGCAAAAAATGTTGCCGCTAATGTTGTATGGCTTCCCCATTATACGTTACTCGGTGATGAACAGGACATTATTGAGATTGCCAGTGCGATTAAGAAGATTCAAAGAGCTGTAAATATGAAATGA
- a CDS encoding HAD family hydrolase: protein MFRNIIFDFNGVIINSHDVQVKALTESYRAVCGKGVPPYDEFFRLCGDSLANIFKQLNLPSSMIPIYQQVSRENIHLIRIHDGMFELLQKLNEIGYNCALCTGKERSRTMEILKHFNLEDFFRIVVCSDDVQNPKPHPESLLLIMEKLNASKDEVVMVCDGINDIMAAKNAGIKSIAVTWGDICRDVLIESQPTYLVDNVLELIIKIGIGSGNSE from the coding sequence ATGTTTAGAAATATTATTTTTGATTTTAACGGAGTTATCATTAATTCCCATGATGTTCAGGTCAAAGCTCTTACAGAATCGTACAGAGCTGTTTGTGGTAAAGGCGTACCTCCATATGATGAGTTTTTTCGGCTCTGTGGGGATAGCTTGGCAAACATTTTTAAGCAACTCAATTTGCCATCATCCATGATTCCAATTTATCAGCAAGTAAGCAGGGAAAATATTCATTTGATTAGAATTCATGACGGAATGTTTGAATTATTACAAAAACTGAATGAGATTGGTTACAATTGTGCTTTGTGTACTGGAAAAGAACGAAGTCGGACAATGGAAATACTCAAGCACTTCAATTTAGAAGATTTTTTCCGGATTGTTGTTTGTTCAGATGACGTACAAAATCCTAAACCGCATCCTGAAAGCTTACTGCTGATTATGGAAAAATTAAATGCATCAAAAGATGAGGTAGTAATGGTTTGCGATGGTATAAATGATATTATGGCCGCAAAAAATGCAGGGATAAAATCAATTGCTGTCACATGGGGGGATATTTGCAGGGATGTGTTGATTGAAAGCCAACCAACATATCTGGTAGACAATGTTTTAGAATTAATTATTAAGATAGGTATCGGGAGTGGCAATAGTGAATAG
- the aroB gene encoding 3-dehydroquinate synthase encodes MNRLKVNLAQSGYEIVIHDNFSEISNEIKPLWSGEKIIIITDDIVGKLYLCPLVSELSKICSVIYSFTLPNGEGSKSIETLNRIYDFMLSKRVDRSDLIVALGGGVVGDVAGYAAATYLRGIAFIQVPTTLLAQIDSSVGGKVAINYQGYKNMIGSYYQPLLVYINISVLKTLPEREFKCGLVEAVVHALIADASLLQYMHEYVKDVDTLKQCKIEEFIYRNCKIKAEIVEKDEKDKGIRKILNFGHTVGHAIEGLYGYEYKHGECVAIGIVAAFKLSVYFKLISEEKLCYIKAVLSSLGLPLHIDGLNWISVVKRIVFDKKALSDKVTFILPIDIGKVIDYEVSLDNLENIFSSYDI; translated from the coding sequence GTGAATAGATTAAAGGTAAATTTAGCGCAATCTGGATATGAAATCGTTATACATGATAATTTTTCGGAAATATCTAATGAAATTAAACCATTATGGTCAGGGGAAAAGATAATTATCATTACTGACGATATTGTCGGAAAGTTATATTTATGCCCATTGGTTTCGGAGTTGAGTAAAATATGTTCTGTGATTTATTCATTTACATTGCCCAATGGGGAAGGCAGCAAGAGTATTGAAACACTGAACCGTATTTATGATTTTATGTTATCAAAGCGTGTTGACAGGTCTGATTTGATTGTAGCATTAGGAGGCGGAGTGGTTGGAGATGTTGCCGGCTATGCAGCGGCAACGTATTTAAGGGGAATAGCTTTTATCCAGGTTCCTACCACACTATTGGCACAGATTGATAGCAGTGTTGGGGGAAAGGTCGCTATTAATTACCAAGGTTATAAAAATATGATTGGCTCTTATTATCAGCCATTGCTTGTGTACATTAATATCAGCGTATTGAAGACACTACCTGAAAGAGAGTTTAAATGCGGATTGGTTGAAGCTGTGGTTCATGCGTTGATAGCTGATGCAAGTTTGCTGCAATACATGCATGAATATGTTAAAGATGTTGATACTTTAAAACAATGTAAAATAGAAGAGTTCATCTACAGGAATTGTAAAATTAAAGCAGAGATAGTTGAAAAGGATGAGAAGGATAAGGGGATTCGCAAGATATTGAATTTTGGGCATACAGTAGGTCATGCAATTGAAGGATTGTACGGATATGAATACAAGCATGGCGAATGTGTTGCAATAGGTATTGTGGCAGCATTTAAACTGAGCGTCTATTTTAAACTTATCAGTGAGGAAAAATTATGCTATATAAAAGCAGTATTAAGCAGTTTGGGGCTTCCTTTACATATTGATGGTCTTAATTGGATTTCCGTTGTAAAAAGGATTGTTTTTGACAAGAAAGCTTTGTCGGATAAGGTTACTTTCATTTTGCCTATTGATA